One window of the Benincasa hispida cultivar B227 chromosome 3, ASM972705v1, whole genome shotgun sequence genome contains the following:
- the LOC120074115 gene encoding protein FATTY ACID EXPORT 1, chloroplastic, producing MAATASQFSCLSAINRGFRLQHRRSFLAPRSSLFFPKYSIVMNLEGSASNTTDSQTETTLSYATDASESQVVTNSYPGVEESSDVGNLENEKLQEPDDVGTVPKRTAKIHDFCFGIPFGGIVLSGGLISFIFSRNPSALSSLISGGALLALSTLSLKIWRQGKSSLPFILGQAVFTASFFWNSFQTYSLTKNVFPAAFYAALSAAMLCFYLYVVISGGNPPPKKLKPSPSAA from the exons ATGGCGGCGACGGCGTCTCAGTTTTCGTGCTTGTCCGCCATCAACCGTGGCTTTCGCCTGCAACACCGCCGCTCATTCTTAGCCCCTCgctcttctcttttcttccctaag TATTCGATTGTTATGAACCTGGAAGGATCTGCTTCAAATACTACTGATTCCCAGACTGAGACAACCTTAAGCTACGCCACTGATGCATCAGAATCTCAAGTTGTCACAAATTCATATCCGGGTGTTGAAGAGTCATCTGATGTTGGAAATTTAGAGAATGAGAAGCTTCAGGAACCTGATGATGTTGGCACTGTGCCGAAACGCACAGCAAAAATTCATGATTTCTGTTTTGGCATTCCTTTCG GTGGAATTGTTCTAAGTGGTGGCCTTATTAGCTTTATTTTCTCGAGAAACCCGTCTGCATTGAGCAGTTTGATCTCTGGAGGTGCTTTGCTGGCCTTGAGCACCTTAAGTTTGAAAATCTGGAGGCAGGGAAAGTCCAGTTTGCCATTCATTCTAGGACAAGCAG TATTTACGGCCTCATTTTTCTGGAATAGTTTTCAGACGTACTCATTG ACCAAAAATGTGTTTCCAGCCGCCTTCTATGCTGCCCTCAG TGCTGCAATGCTCTGCTTCTACTTATATGTGGTAATTTCTGGGGGAAATCCGCCACCGAAAAAATTGAAGCCTTCTCCATCTGCTGCTTAA